The genomic window GGGGATGAGGTCATCACCACGCCGGTTACTTTTATCGCCACTACCGAGGCAATCACCCGTGTAGGGGCGACTCCTGTTTTTGTCGATATCGATCCCGATGACTATTGCATGGATGTGAACCAGGTGGAGGCCCGGATCACGGAACGCACCAAGGCGATTCTGCCGGTGCACCTCTTTGGCCACCCTGCGGATATGGACGGTTTACGCGCTCTGTGCAATAAGCACTCGCTTTTAATGGTGGAGGACTGCGCTCAGGCTATTGGCGCAACCTGGAAAGGGGAGCCGGCCGGCAGTCTGAGTGAGGCCGGGACCTTCAGTTTTTTTCCCTCCAAAAACTTGGGTGGTTACGGAGACGGCGGCATGGTTGTCACCTCGGACGAGGATCTGGCGGATCATCTGCGCTTCTTGAGGGTGCACGGGAGCCCGGACAAGACCCGTTACACCATGGAGGGACAAAACAGCCGCTTGGATGAACTGCAGGCAGCCATGTTGCGCGTGAAGCTGGCCCACCTGGAAACATGGAATGCTTTGCGCCGTGAACACGCCCTGTACTACTGCCGGGGATTTGCCTACTTGGCCCGGGAGGGACGGATTGAGTTGCCCACAGAGAAGCCCGGGGCCAAGAGCGTGTATCACCTTTTTATTGTGCGTGTGGATGACCGGGACGGCCTGCACGCCCACCTCAATGCCCGGGGAATTTCCTCGGCTGTCTACTATCGTATCCCCATGCACCTGCAACCGGTCTACGAGACTCTTGGTTTTCCGGCTGGTTCCTTCCCCCAGGCAGAGAGGGTTTGCTCCCGCTTTCTGGCCCTGCCCCTATATCCGGAACTGACGACTGAGCAACTTGATAGGGTGCTTGGAGCGGTCTCCGAATTCTTGTCTGCTTGACCCGGGAACCGTTGTCCCTAAAATAGATAGGATAACCACGGGGGACAAATGCATATTGTTGTGACCGGGGGGGCCGGCTTTATCGGCTCTCACCTTGTAGATCGGCTTTTGGCCGAGGATCACCAAGTCACGTGTGTGGACAACCTGATCACCGGCAAGCTCGAGAATCTCGAATCCGCTCAGAAGAATCCCAAGTTCTCCTTTATCAAACAGGATGTGACCACCTTTCTGGACATTCCCGGACAAGTGGATTACATTCTGCATTTTGCCTCGCCCGCCAGCCCCATTGATTATCTCAACCACCCCATCCCCACACTTAAGGTCGGATCTTTGGGTACACACAATGGATTGGGCCTTGCCAAGGCCAAAGGGGCGGGTTTTCTCATTGCTTCCACAAGCGAGGTTTACGGAGACCCTCTGATCCATCCTCAAACCGAAGATTACTGGGGCAATGTGAATCCCATTGGCCCGCGCGGGGTCTATGACGAGGCCAAGCGCTTTGCCGAGGCCATCACCATGGCCTATCACCAAGCGCACGGAATAAACACGCGCATCGTACGTATCTTCAACACCTATGGCCCGCGTATGCGGCTTAAAGACGGGCGCGCGATTCCCGCTTTCGGGGCCCAGGCCCTTTGTAATGAACCCATTACAGTGTTCGGCAAGGGGGAGCAAACGCGCTCCTTCTGTTATGTGTCTGATTTGGTGGAGGGGATCCGCAGGCTCATGGACGCCGGCTTTCACGAGCCCGTGAATCTGGGAAATCCCAATGAAATGACGATCCGGCAGCTGGCTGAAAAGATAATTGCTCTTACGGGTTCATCGAGCCAAATCGTGGAGCGGCCCATGCCTGTGGATGATCCCAAGGTGCGGCAGCCGGATATTACCAGGGCAAGGAGACTACTGAACTGGGAGCCCAAAGTCAGCTTGGAGGACGGGCTCCAAAAGACGCTGGCGTTTTTTCGAGAAGAACTAGCCCGGAGGTGAGCGTGGTTGGAATTGGAGTGATCGGGGCAGGG from Candidatus Omnitrophota bacterium includes these protein-coding regions:
- a CDS encoding DegT/DnrJ/EryC1/StrS family aminotransferase; its protein translation is GDEVITTPVTFIATTEAITRVGATPVFVDIDPDDYCMDVNQVEARITERTKAILPVHLFGHPADMDGLRALCNKHSLLMVEDCAQAIGATWKGEPAGSLSEAGTFSFFPSKNLGGYGDGGMVVTSDEDLADHLRFLRVHGSPDKTRYTMEGQNSRLDELQAAMLRVKLAHLETWNALRREHALYYCRGFAYLAREGRIELPTEKPGAKSVYHLFIVRVDDRDGLHAHLNARGISSAVYYRIPMHLQPVYETLGFPAGSFPQAERVCSRFLALPLYPELTTEQLDRVLGAVSEFLSA
- a CDS encoding SDR family oxidoreductase; protein product: MHIVVTGGAGFIGSHLVDRLLAEDHQVTCVDNLITGKLENLESAQKNPKFSFIKQDVTTFLDIPGQVDYILHFASPASPIDYLNHPIPTLKVGSLGTHNGLGLAKAKGAGFLIASTSEVYGDPLIHPQTEDYWGNVNPIGPRGVYDEAKRFAEAITMAYHQAHGINTRIVRIFNTYGPRMRLKDGRAIPAFGAQALCNEPITVFGKGEQTRSFCYVSDLVEGIRRLMDAGFHEPVNLGNPNEMTIRQLAEKIIALTGSSSQIVERPMPVDDPKVRQPDITRARRLLNWEPKVSLEDGLQKTLAFFREELARR